Proteins found in one Bacillota bacterium genomic segment:
- the fabK gene encoding enoyl-[acyl-carrier-protein] reductase FabK, whose product MIKSVFADMLHLKYPVIQGGMAWIADSKLAAAVSNAGGLGLIAGGNAPTEWVRDEIRKAKTLTDKPFGVNIMLLSPYADEIAHMVAEEKVAVLTTGAGNPGKYLSMWKDAGIKVIPVVPSVALAKRMEREGADALIVEGCEAGGHIGELTTMVLVPQVSDAVSIPVIAAGGIADGRGMAAAMMLGADGVQIGTRFLVSYECSVHEKYKQKVLKANDIDTVVTGRSTGHPVRVLRNKLTRMLVQIEKEENSAEAFEALGKGALPRAARDGDVEMGSVMAGQSAGLVNKEQSCADIVTEICSEAESLLCSAASRLEA is encoded by the coding sequence ATGATAAAATCAGTATTTGCCGACATGCTTCATCTAAAATATCCTGTCATTCAGGGCGGAATGGCTTGGATCGCCGACAGCAAACTTGCCGCGGCGGTATCTAATGCCGGGGGACTAGGTCTTATTGCCGGGGGCAATGCGCCGACTGAATGGGTAAGAGATGAGATAAGAAAGGCAAAAACACTTACAGATAAGCCATTCGGCGTAAATATAATGCTTTTAAGCCCTTATGCAGATGAAATTGCACATATGGTAGCAGAAGAAAAAGTGGCGGTTCTTACAACCGGCGCAGGCAATCCCGGCAAATATCTAAGTATGTGGAAAGACGCAGGCATCAAAGTTATACCGGTTGTCCCGTCAGTAGCGCTTGCAAAACGTATGGAGAGAGAGGGCGCGGACGCGCTGATTGTGGAAGGCTGCGAAGCCGGAGGGCATATCGGAGAGCTTACGACTATGGTGCTTGTACCGCAGGTATCTGATGCGGTAAGCATTCCTGTAATTGCGGCGGGCGGCATTGCGGACGGACGCGGTATGGCAGCGGCAATGATGCTGGGTGCTGACGGTGTTCAGATAGGAACAAGATTCTTAGTTTCTTATGAATGCTCTGTCCACGAGAAATATAAACAAAAAGTTCTAAAGGCAAATGATATCGATACAGTTGTAACCGGAAGATCGACAGGTCATCCTGTCAGAGTTTTAAGAAATAAACTCACACGAATGCTCGTTCAAATTGAAAAAGAAGAAAATTCAGCTGAAGCCTTTGAAGCACTTGGCAAAGGTGCGCTTCCCCGCGCTGCTCGTGACGGAGACGTTGAAATGGGCTCGGTCATGGCAGGCCAGAGCGCCGGTCTTGTAAATAAAGAGCAAAGCTGTGCAGATATTGTTACAGAAATATGCAGCGAGGCTGAATCGCTGTTATGCTCAGCCGCCAGTCGATTGGAGGCATAA
- the acpP gene encoding acyl carrier protein — MIMILDTIKKAVADQLGVDENEVTLEASFKDDLGADSLDLFQIIMALEEAFEIEISNEDAEHIATVGDAVTYIENRLK; from the coding sequence ATAATTATGATACTCGATACCATTAAAAAAGCAGTTGCAGATCAGCTTGGAGTTGACGAAAACGAAGTTACTTTAGAGGCATCTTTTAAAGACGATTTAGGCGCCGATTCTTTGGACCTTTTTCAAATCATCATGGCTCTTGAGGAAGCATTTGAAATCGAAATATCAAACGAGGATGCCGAGCATATTGCAACAGTAGGCGATGCGGTAACTTATATTGAAAACAGGCTTAAATAG
- a CDS encoding beta-ketoacyl-ACP synthase III, which yields MTFSRIAGTGSYLPGNIVTNDQLADIVDTSDEWISTRTGIKERRVATVETTVEIASKAANNALLNSNIKAGEIDLIIVATITPDNFMPSTACSVQAKIGAANAFAFDISAACTGFIYALGIANAFLKSGLYKNALVVGAETLSKIVDWNDRNTCVLFGDGAGAAVLTASDKPGIREIELKSDGSREDLLNCPALPSKNAFSSGESLQSVIKMNGKEVFKFAGKIIVQSIEKLLKNTNTDLGLIDCIICHQANIRIIQYAAEKLSLPIEKFFINIDRFGNTSAASIPIALDEAVKTGAIKRGDKIIAFGFGGGLTWGAALIDW from the coding sequence ATGACTTTTAGCCGTATTGCAGGAACCGGCAGTTATTTACCCGGAAATATTGTTACAAATGATCAGTTAGCTGATATAGTCGACACAAGTGACGAATGGATCTCAACAAGAACAGGCATAAAAGAGAGACGCGTCGCAACAGTTGAAACAACAGTTGAAATCGCATCAAAGGCCGCTAATAACGCCCTTTTGAATTCAAATATAAAAGCCGGGGAAATCGATCTGATAATTGTCGCCACGATTACTCCCGATAATTTTATGCCCTCGACCGCCTGCAGTGTTCAGGCAAAAATAGGCGCCGCTAATGCTTTCGCTTTTGACATTTCAGCGGCTTGTACAGGATTTATCTATGCTCTTGGGATAGCAAATGCTTTTCTCAAATCGGGTTTATATAAAAATGCTCTTGTTGTCGGCGCTGAGACATTATCAAAAATCGTTGACTGGAATGACCGCAACACCTGCGTATTATTCGGGGACGGAGCAGGTGCGGCAGTTCTCACGGCTAGTGATAAGCCTGGAATAAGAGAGATAGAGCTTAAAAGCGACGGCAGCAGAGAAGATCTCTTAAACTGTCCCGCGCTTCCAAGTAAAAATGCATTTTCTTCAGGAGAATCATTGCAATCGGTAATCAAAATGAATGGGAAAGAAGTTTTTAAGTTTGCAGGAAAAATTATAGTGCAAAGTATTGAAAAGCTCCTTAAAAACACAAACACCGATTTGGGCTTGATCGACTGCATTATATGCCATCAGGCAAATATTCGCATAATCCAATATGCGGCGGAAAAGCTGAGTCTTCCCATTGAAAAATTTTTTATAAATATAGATAGATTCGGAAACACATCCGCAGCAAGTATTCCGATTGCACTAGATGAAGCGGTAAAAACAGGCGCCATCAAGCGGGGAGATAAAATTATCGCTTTCGGTTTTGGCGGCGGTTTGACCTGGGGCGCTGCATTAATTGACTGGTAA
- a CDS encoding MarR family transcriptional regulator has protein sequence MESRVYKINELLVEIFNDVLTIEQNSLQSGFFQDLSITEMHTIEAIGMYESRSMTEVASQLKITVGTLTTAINRLVKKGYVERHRIEEDRRVVQIALTKRGKLAYRVHNKFHSDMVRDLITTLSEEEEVLLLSALGKLNVHLKNVYSKNQ, from the coding sequence ATGGAATCACGGGTTTATAAAATAAACGAACTGTTAGTAGAGATTTTCAACGATGTATTAACGATAGAACAAAACAGTTTGCAATCAGGGTTTTTTCAGGATCTTTCTATCACCGAAATGCATACCATCGAGGCTATTGGGATGTATGAATCCCGAAGCATGACAGAAGTGGCGTCACAGCTCAAGATAACGGTAGGAACGCTTACAACCGCAATAAACCGGCTTGTCAAAAAGGGTTATGTCGAGCGCCACAGAATCGAGGAAGATAGACGCGTTGTCCAGATTGCGCTTACCAAAAGAGGCAAGCTTGCATATCGCGTTCATAACAAGTTCCACTCGGACATGGTTCGTGATTTGATCACTACCCTCAGTGAAGAAGAAGAAGTTTTACTTCTCAGCGCACTTGGAAAGTTAAACGTACATCTAAAGAATGTCTACAGCAAAAACCAATAA
- a CDS encoding nitronate monooxygenase family protein has translation MILPALEIGDKKVAVPIIQGGMGIGVSRSSLAAAVANAGGAGIISGVQIGFQEPDFITNTREANIRALRREIQAARSEAKKGIIGVNILTAMTHYPELVRTAAEEGADLIICGAGLPVDLPKLTEGYNTKNVPVVSSGKAAFVISKMWDRHYNVIPDAVIVEGPLAGGHLGFSEAELGSDPLPSLFEIVRDVISALKPFEEKYNRKVPVIAAGGIFTGEDIVRHIKNGASGVQMATRFVATHECDADIKFKQAYVNAKKEDIKIVKSPVGMPGRAINNTFIKKTESGRVKSERCYNCLKPCSPGTTPYCISDALINAVKGNVDEGLIFTGENAYRVNHICSVSELMQELVTEALEI, from the coding sequence ATGATATTACCAGCGCTTGAAATAGGCGATAAAAAGGTTGCTGTTCCTATTATTCAAGGAGGTATGGGTATTGGCGTTTCACGAAGCTCTCTTGCGGCTGCTGTAGCTAATGCAGGGGGCGCAGGCATCATATCAGGTGTCCAGATCGGATTCCAGGAGCCTGATTTTATAACCAATACTCGTGAGGCTAATATCCGTGCACTTCGAAGAGAAATTCAAGCGGCGCGTTCTGAGGCGAAAAAAGGAATAATCGGCGTCAATATTCTCACAGCTATGACACACTATCCTGAACTTGTCCGAACAGCGGCAGAAGAGGGTGCAGATCTAATAATATGCGGCGCCGGGCTGCCTGTCGATCTCCCCAAGCTGACTGAGGGATACAACACTAAAAATGTGCCTGTCGTATCTTCAGGCAAAGCGGCATTCGTAATTTCGAAGATGTGGGACAGACATTATAACGTGATACCGGATGCAGTTATTGTAGAAGGCCCTCTCGCAGGCGGACACCTTGGCTTTTCGGAAGCAGAGCTTGGGTCAGACCCACTGCCTTCATTATTTGAAATAGTAAGGGACGTAATATCGGCATTAAAACCGTTTGAAGAAAAATACAACCGAAAAGTCCCCGTTATTGCCGCGGGAGGCATCTTTACAGGCGAAGATATCGTGAGACATATAAAAAACGGCGCTTCGGGTGTCCAGATGGCAACAAGGTTTGTTGCAACACATGAATGCGATGCAGATATAAAATTTAAGCAGGCTTATGTCAATGCCAAAAAAGAAGATATAAAAATAGTAAAAAGCCCTGTTGGTATGCCGGGAAGGGCAATAAACAATACCTTTATCAAAAAAACAGAGTCCGGACGTGTTAAGTCGGAACGCTGCTACAACTGTTTAAAGCCCTGCAGTCCGGGCACAACTCCATACTGCATATCTGATGCTTTAATAAACGCCGTAAAAGGCAATGTGGATGAAGGGCTGATTTTTACCGGTGAAAATGCATACAGAGTAAACCATATCTGTTCAGTAAGTGAACTTATGCAGGAACTTGTTACGGAAGCTCTAGAAATATAA
- a CDS encoding DUF3298 and DUF4163 domain-containing protein, whose translation MQKKYNEKAIITNKDIQKDFTYLSTVMITLDISYPAVKLIQNPSPENRINRHYRLDALDFYRYASTTLFKGAINEYRDSIKNDFPFRPYDAVMKYFISLNGSCHLSSYTDRYEYTGGAHGNTIRSSATFDLKSGRQLELRDLFKRGANYRYDILKNITEQAEKNLSENPGIYFEDYKQLIIENFNPKSFYLTPEALAVYYQQYEIAPYSTGIVVFEIPYSKLEINPPRC comes from the coding sequence ATGCAGAAAAAATACAACGAAAAAGCAATAATAACAAATAAAGACATTCAAAAAGACTTTACATATCTGTCTACTGTAATGATAACGCTGGATATATCTTATCCGGCTGTGAAACTGATTCAAAATCCTAGTCCGGAAAATCGTATAAACCGGCATTATCGTTTAGATGCACTAGATTTTTATCGCTATGCATCAACCACTTTATTTAAAGGGGCGATAAATGAATACAGGGATTCGATTAAAAACGACTTTCCTTTCAGGCCTTACGATGCAGTAATGAAATATTTTATTTCTCTGAATGGAAGCTGCCACCTCAGTTCCTACACCGACCGTTATGAATATACAGGTGGGGCTCACGGCAATACGATACGGTCTTCGGCAACATTCGATTTAAAATCAGGCAGACAGCTGGAATTAAGAGATCTATTTAAAAGAGGCGCAAATTACAGATATGATATCTTGAAAAACATAACCGAGCAGGCAGAAAAAAATTTAAGTGAAAACCCGGGGATATATTTTGAAGATTATAAGCAGCTTATTATAGAAAACTTTAATCCAAAAAGTTTTTATCTTACTCCGGAAGCGCTGGCTGTCTATTATCAGCAGTATGAGATAGCGCCTTATTCCACAGGGATAGTCGTTTTTGAAATACCATATTCCAAACTTGAGATTAACCCGCCCCGCTGTTAA
- a CDS encoding DNA topoisomerase III, producing the protein MGKSLVLAEKPSVGREIARVLGCKQNGNGYLIGSRYIVTWALGHLVTLADPEHYGDIYKSWRLETLPMLPKKMDLVVIKETAKQYNTVKTLLQSKEISEVIIATDAGREGELVARWILEKAGIRKPLKRLWISSQTDRAIKEGFANLKDGSQYMNLYASAQSRAEADWLVGMNVTRALTCKYNAQLSAGRVQTPTLAMIVAREEEIRHFKPKEYYTVEARIKGFTALWKDRKTGQSRLFDKTLADNLSQKAGKAQFVISNLKKEHKRELPPLLYDLTELQRDANRRFGFSAKKTLNIMQQLYEKHKLLTYPRTDSRYITDDIVPTLAERLKSVAIGSYAPYAKEIIRTHASIAKRCVDNSKVSDHHAIIPTEQFVNLSGLTGEEKNIYDLVVKRFLSVFYGDFEYEELSVELDSGGELFTAKGKAVISKGWKRLYDREDESTEDYEEKAQELPSLKKGDSFKADKVIVKAGKTKPPARYTEATLLSAMEHPGKFISNAALRDMMNQTSGLGTPATRAEIIERLLSAFYVERNGNDLVPTSKGIQLISLVPEDLKQPELTAKWEEKLTGISKGSVKRDVFISDIRAYSSKLVGNVAAASGQYHHDNMTRTPCPNCGKMLLEVNGKKGKLLVCQDRECGYRKSVSHYTNARCPECHKKLELFGEGEKKIYTCSCGFREKFEVFNKRYEDSHDGISKRDVAKYMQNQERKDTGNNAMRAAFEAAMKTSSEK; encoded by the coding sequence ATGGGAAAATCATTGGTTCTTGCGGAGAAACCGTCGGTAGGGCGTGAAATCGCACGGGTTCTCGGCTGCAAACAAAACGGAAATGGCTATTTAATTGGCAGCCGGTACATAGTAACGTGGGCACTTGGACATCTTGTTACACTGGCAGATCCAGAACATTACGGCGACATATATAAATCTTGGCGGCTTGAAACATTGCCTATGCTTCCTAAAAAAATGGATCTCGTGGTAATAAAAGAAACTGCCAAACAATACAACACAGTAAAAACATTATTGCAAAGTAAGGAAATCTCTGAAGTCATTATCGCAACGGATGCAGGACGCGAAGGAGAGCTTGTCGCACGCTGGATTTTGGAGAAAGCGGGGATAAGAAAGCCCTTAAAACGTTTATGGATCTCCTCACAAACCGACAGAGCTATAAAAGAAGGCTTTGCAAATCTCAAAGACGGTTCACAGTATATGAACCTTTATGCTTCTGCTCAAAGCAGAGCAGAGGCAGACTGGCTTGTCGGAATGAATGTGACCCGCGCGCTGACCTGTAAATATAATGCCCAATTATCAGCGGGAAGGGTGCAAACCCCAACGCTTGCCATGATAGTTGCACGAGAAGAAGAAATAAGGCATTTTAAACCTAAGGAGTATTATACTGTCGAGGCTAGGATAAAAGGATTCACCGCTCTTTGGAAGGACAGGAAAACAGGTCAATCCCGGCTTTTTGATAAAACTTTGGCAGATAATCTTTCTCAAAAAGCAGGTAAAGCTCAGTTCGTCATCAGTAATTTGAAAAAAGAGCATAAACGTGAACTGCCGCCCCTTTTATATGATTTAACAGAGCTTCAGCGTGACGCCAACCGCAGGTTTGGCTTTTCCGCCAAAAAAACGCTCAATATAATGCAGCAGCTTTATGAAAAGCATAAACTGCTTACATATCCGCGTACGGATTCACGATATATCACAGATGATATTGTTCCAACCCTTGCCGAACGCCTTAAAAGCGTTGCCATCGGTTCATATGCGCCTTATGCAAAGGAGATCATAAGGACGCATGCTTCTATTGCCAAACGGTGTGTTGATAATTCAAAAGTATCCGACCACCATGCCATCATCCCAACAGAACAGTTCGTAAACCTGTCAGGACTTACAGGCGAAGAAAAAAATATTTACGACCTTGTTGTAAAAAGGTTTTTATCTGTTTTTTATGGTGATTTTGAATATGAGGAATTATCTGTTGAGCTTGACAGCGGCGGCGAATTATTTACTGCGAAGGGGAAAGCGGTAATATCAAAAGGCTGGAAACGCCTTTATGACAGGGAAGACGAATCAACGGAAGATTATGAAGAAAAGGCGCAGGAACTGCCTTCACTGAAGAAAGGCGACTCATTTAAAGCAGACAAGGTTATCGTAAAAGCCGGAAAAACCAAGCCGCCAGCTCGGTATACCGAGGCAACCCTTCTTTCTGCTATGGAACATCCGGGTAAATTCATTTCAAATGCGGCGCTCAGAGATATGATGAATCAGACAAGCGGGCTTGGAACTCCTGCAACGAGAGCTGAAATAATCGAGCGGCTTCTCAGTGCTTTTTATGTTGAGCGAAACGGTAATGACCTTGTTCCCACATCTAAAGGTATCCAGCTTATCAGTCTGGTTCCTGAAGACTTAAAGCAGCCAGAACTAACTGCAAAATGGGAGGAAAAGCTGACAGGCATCAGCAAAGGTTCTGTAAAAAGAGATGTTTTTATTTCAGATATAAGGGCATACTCGTCTAAACTCGTTGGAAATGTTGCGGCGGCAAGCGGGCAGTATCATCATGACAATATGACTAGGACGCCTTGTCCAAATTGCGGAAAGATGCTGCTTGAGGTTAACGGGAAAAAAGGCAAGCTGCTTGTATGCCAGGACAGGGAGTGTGGATATCGCAAATCTGTCTCACATTATACAAATGCACGCTGTCCCGAGTGTCATAAAAAGCTTGAATTATTTGGCGAGGGAGAAAAAAAGATCTACACATGTTCCTGCGGCTTCAGGGAAAAATTCGAGGTCTTCAATAAACGTTATGAAGACTCTCATGACGGCATTTCCAAAAGGGACGTAGCAAAGTATATGCAAAATCAAGAGAGAAAAGACACAGGCAATAATGCTATGAGGGCTGCTTTTGAGGCAGCGATGAAAACGTCTTCAGAAAAATAA
- a CDS encoding [Fe-Fe] hydrogenase large subunit C-terminal domain-containing protein, translating into MHSFYSLYNKIIEAGVEESIDEKILNKDFLSDFDPHHIYCLLNPERQPAVMRISSCDCKDEGRPCIVACLFDAISRDENGNISIDESRCAGCGECIENCKAGNLTDRKDLFPVFELLKGSDPVYAMIAPAFIGQFSDSVTPGKLRSAFKRLGFAGMLEVALFADILTLKEALEFDRSIVHDEDFQLTSCCCPIWIAMIRKIYSQLVPHVPASVSPMVACGRSIKKLVPNAKTVFIGPCVAKKAEAKEPDIRDAVDYVLSFQEIMDIFKFASLNPADLEEDMRDHSSTAGRIYARTGGVSEAVETTLNRLRPGRPIPFKAQQADGTIECKKLLNEIREGKISANFIEGMGCVSGCVGGPKAVLPKEDGTKQVNVYGVKTPYDTPADNPYVIELLHRLGFETVGSLTDGKNMFTRDF; encoded by the coding sequence ATGCATTCTTTTTACTCATTATATAACAAGATAATAGAAGCAGGGGTAGAAGAATCGATAGATGAAAAAATTTTAAATAAAGATTTTTTATCTGATTTCGACCCACATCATATATACTGTTTATTGAACCCCGAGCGCCAGCCTGCTGTAATGAGGATTTCCTCATGTGATTGTAAAGATGAAGGCAGGCCTTGTATAGTAGCCTGCCTGTTTGATGCGATATCACGGGATGAAAACGGCAATATATCTATCGACGAATCGCGCTGTGCAGGTTGCGGTGAATGTATCGAAAATTGTAAAGCGGGAAATCTGACTGATAGAAAAGATCTCTTTCCTGTTTTCGAACTTCTGAAGGGATCAGATCCCGTCTATGCTATGATAGCACCCGCGTTTATTGGCCAGTTCAGCGATTCGGTTACCCCCGGAAAACTCAGAAGTGCTTTTAAAAGGCTTGGTTTTGCCGGCATGCTTGAAGTCGCATTATTTGCTGATATTCTTACATTAAAAGAGGCTCTTGAGTTTGACCGTTCTATTGTCCATGACGAAGACTTTCAGCTTACAAGCTGCTGCTGTCCGATATGGATAGCTATGATCAGAAAAATATATAGTCAGCTTGTCCCCCACGTTCCTGCATCGGTTTCTCCTATGGTCGCTTGCGGCAGATCGATCAAAAAGCTTGTCCCAAATGCTAAAACTGTCTTTATTGGTCCCTGTGTTGCAAAAAAGGCGGAGGCAAAAGAGCCAGATATCAGGGATGCGGTAGATTATGTCCTAAGTTTTCAGGAAATCATGGATATTTTTAAATTCGCGAGCCTAAACCCCGCAGATCTTGAGGAGGATATGCGCGACCACTCTTCAACTGCCGGTCGGATTTACGCAAGAACAGGAGGCGTCAGCGAAGCTGTTGAAACTACTCTTAACCGTTTAAGACCCGGCCGGCCTATACCTTTTAAGGCACAGCAGGCTGACGGCACGATAGAATGCAAGAAGCTGTTAAACGAAATCAGAGAGGGAAAAATAAGCGCTAACTTTATTGAAGGTATGGGTTGTGTCAGCGGATGCGTCGGCGGTCCCAAAGCCGTCCTTCCGAAAGAAGATGGTACTAAGCAGGTTAACGTTTATGGGGTAAAAACACCCTATGACACGCCTGCGGACAACCCTTATGTTATTGAACTTCTGCATCGTCTCGGGTTTGAAACAGTAGGCAGTCTGACCGACGGAAAAAACATGTTTACAAGAGACTTTTAA
- a CDS encoding NAD(P)/FAD-dependent oxidoreductase: MFDIVIIGKGPAGISAALYTCRAGLHTAIIAENGSSLVKAEKIENYFGFPGGISGSDLLERGEEQAKLLGAEIYNAQVVSFEKTDFIKITTDNGVFEANGLIIATGKPKKKAEISGLERFEGAGVSYCAICDGFFFRGKNVAVLGAGKFAEHEANDLANFSQYITILTNGEEITGNFSEMPVISSKITSLEGSDRLERIKFENDKVLDVDGLFIALGTASAVDFAKKAGIEVVDGSIKVDSSMKTNVEGIFACGDAVGGFLQVSTAVGEGALAGSAASKYVKTLKNRQG, from the coding sequence ATGTTCGATATAGTTATTATCGGCAAAGGACCGGCGGGAATATCTGCTGCATTATATACATGCCGTGCGGGTTTGCATACGGCTATTATTGCTGAAAATGGCAGTTCACTTGTAAAAGCCGAAAAAATTGAAAACTATTTTGGTTTTCCCGGCGGGATTTCAGGAAGCGATCTGTTAGAAAGAGGAGAAGAGCAGGCAAAATTATTAGGAGCAGAAATTTATAACGCTCAGGTTGTTTCTTTTGAAAAAACAGACTTCATTAAAATAACTACAGATAACGGTGTCTTCGAGGCAAACGGGCTAATAATTGCTACCGGAAAGCCGAAGAAAAAAGCGGAAATCAGCGGTCTTGAGCGATTTGAAGGCGCGGGAGTGAGTTACTGCGCCATCTGCGATGGATTTTTCTTTAGAGGAAAAAATGTTGCCGTGCTTGGTGCTGGTAAGTTCGCAGAACACGAAGCAAACGATTTAGCTAATTTTTCTCAATATATTACTATCCTTACTAATGGAGAGGAAATTACCGGAAACTTTTCAGAGATGCCTGTAATCTCTTCTAAAATTACATCACTTGAAGGTTCAGATCGGCTTGAAAGAATAAAATTTGAAAATGATAAAGTCCTTGATGTCGATGGATTATTTATAGCATTGGGTACAGCTTCAGCCGTAGATTTTGCTAAAAAAGCAGGCATAGAAGTTGTCGATGGATCTATAAAAGTCGACTCGAGCATGAAAACAAATGTAGAAGGAATTTTTGCTTGCGGTGACGCTGTCGGCGGTTTCCTACAGGTCTCAACTGCGGTTGGAGAAGGCGCTCTGGCGGGAAGCGCAGCATCAAAATATGTTAAAACGCTAAAAAACAGGCAGGGATGA
- a CDS encoding glycosyltransferase family 2 protein, giving the protein MNKVPTDPLISIIVPIYKVEKYLPACLDSIITQSYKNIEIILVDDGSPDRSGEICDEYALKDARIIVIHQPNSGLSAARNAGILASKGQIIGFIDSDDLVSSNFIETLYNLMEKYNADISGCDYIEFHDDILPDTFRAGKAVLKVMNNRQAADSLFSDDYVTMTVVYNKLYKRSLFSNVLFPEGKIHEDEFTSYKLLYFSAKTVITDLPMYFYRRRNDSITGAGFNQSSLHALEAFKERMTFFKDQKEKDLYEKAAVRYAHLLIEYYEKAQSLDNARKYEKLIRKRYSRLMPRIIFSNVSYKEKIVLLIYLIHRSLYFKYKDYARKKHGVL; this is encoded by the coding sequence ATGAATAAAGTTCCAACTGATCCTCTTATAAGCATTATTGTACCCATTTATAAAGTAGAAAAATACTTGCCTGCATGTTTAGATTCGATAATTACTCAGTCATACAAAAATATAGAAATCATACTGGTGGACGATGGTTCCCCCGACCGTTCGGGGGAAATCTGCGATGAGTATGCTTTAAAGGACGCTCGCATCATTGTAATCCATCAGCCTAATAGTGGGTTGTCAGCCGCAAGGAATGCCGGAATATTGGCATCAAAAGGTCAAATAATAGGCTTTATTGACAGTGATGACTTGGTTTCCTCAAATTTTATTGAGACTCTTTATAATTTGATGGAAAAATATAATGCAGACATTTCAGGCTGTGATTATATAGAGTTTCATGATGATATTTTGCCGGATACTTTCAGAGCAGGCAAGGCTGTTCTAAAAGTCATGAATAACCGCCAGGCGGCAGATAGCTTGTTCAGCGACGATTATGTTACTATGACAGTTGTGTACAATAAGCTTTATAAGAGGTCATTATTTAGTAATGTGCTCTTTCCTGAAGGAAAAATCCATGAAGACGAGTTTACAAGCTATAAACTTTTATATTTTTCAGCTAAAACAGTAATAACGGATTTGCCTATGTATTTTTATCGCCGTCGTAATGATAGTATAACTGGAGCAGGATTTAATCAATCCTCTTTGCACGCTTTAGAAGCGTTTAAAGAGCGCATGACTTTTTTTAAAGACCAGAAAGAGAAGGACTTATATGAAAAAGCAGCTGTGCGTTATGCACATCTGCTGATCGAATATTACGAGAAGGCGCAATCTCTCGACAACGCAAGGAAATATGAAAAACTCATAAGAAAAAGATATTCAAGACTTATGCCCAGGATAATCTTTTCGAACGTTTCATATAAAGAGAAGATAGTATTATTAATTTACTTGATACATAGGTCTCTCTATTTTAAATATAAAGACTACGCAAGAAAAAAACACGGCGTTTTATAA